The proteins below come from a single Bacillus horti genomic window:
- a CDS encoding M23 family metallopeptidase, whose translation MKEDQNQNNPAEEQKEEQYPNPSSTGSSGWKKMIKKKWFFPAIYLVAAALILALITWYQNPNDFAIDSNELGFDTEDDVNVGERDDDTALDDESMPVNTQQEDMIRPVADNVNVQVVLSYFEDVSSAEDNLQAMVEYDNTFYPSRGVSFAMEDQVESFDVHAALSGTVILADKSPLVGNYVEIEHEDGLVTVYQSLEHVQVSEGDRVQQGDVIGQAGRNELHKELGVHVHFEVHENGEPVNPNKYLRAAE comes from the coding sequence ATGAAAGAAGATCAAAATCAAAACAACCCTGCAGAAGAGCAGAAAGAAGAGCAATACCCAAATCCAAGCTCGACTGGTTCTTCTGGATGGAAAAAAATGATCAAAAAGAAATGGTTCTTCCCAGCCATCTATCTAGTAGCTGCAGCTCTTATACTTGCCCTCATTACGTGGTATCAGAACCCTAACGATTTTGCCATTGATTCCAATGAGCTAGGGTTTGATACAGAAGATGACGTAAATGTAGGAGAACGTGATGATGATACAGCATTGGACGATGAATCCATGCCTGTAAACACCCAGCAGGAGGATATGATCCGGCCTGTAGCCGATAACGTTAACGTGCAAGTGGTGTTAAGCTACTTCGAGGATGTCAGCTCAGCGGAGGATAACCTGCAGGCTATGGTTGAATACGATAATACGTTTTATCCTAGTCGTGGAGTGAGCTTTGCTATGGAAGACCAGGTGGAAAGCTTTGATGTTCATGCGGCCCTTTCAGGGACGGTTATTCTAGCAGATAAAAGTCCACTGGTTGGGAATTACGTAGAAATTGAACATGAGGATGGGCTAGTGACCGTTTATCAAAGTCTAGAGCACGTACAAGTAAGTGAAGGTGATCGAGTACAGCAAGGTGATGTGATTGGTCAGGCTGGACGCAATGAACTGCACAAGGAGTTAGGTGTCCATGTTCACTTTGAAGTACATGAGAATGGAGAACCGGTTAATCCAAATAAATATTTGCGTGCAGCAGAATAA
- the murA gene encoding UDP-N-acetylglucosamine 1-carboxyvinyltransferase, translating into MDKIIVHGGKRLSGRIKVSGAKNAVLPVIAASILGAKGNSMIDEVPALDDVFTIIQVLKELNVEASFQQGRITINATHELQTEASYEFVRKMRASVLVMGPLLARFGKAKVALPGGCAIGSRPIDQHLKGFEALGATVTLGNGFIEAKVDGRLQGAKIYLDIPSVGATENIIMAAALAEGTTVIENVAEEPEIVDLANYLNAMGAKIRGAGTGTIRIEGVEELVGVQHTVIPDRIEAGTYMIAAALTRSNLFIEGAIGHHLYPLIAKLTEMGVEVQEQEDGIQVNAEGKKLKAVDVKTLPHPGFPTDLQAQMLALLCTVEGSSVITETVFENRFMHVEEFKRMNADIKIEGRSAFIKGVTPFKGTKVTATDLRAGAALILAGLVAEGFTEVSGLQHIDRGYEDIVQKLMGIGAQLERVDAEGRTKHFTVTEAEVEKEIAPALTAAVKPSASFA; encoded by the coding sequence TTGGATAAAATTATTGTCCATGGTGGGAAGCGATTGTCAGGAAGAATAAAAGTGAGCGGAGCAAAAAACGCTGTTTTACCTGTCATTGCCGCATCGATTCTAGGAGCCAAAGGAAATAGCATGATTGATGAAGTTCCAGCACTAGATGATGTATTCACCATTATACAAGTACTAAAGGAATTAAATGTAGAAGCAAGCTTCCAGCAGGGACGCATAACGATAAATGCAACGCATGAGCTACAAACCGAAGCGTCATATGAATTTGTTCGTAAAATGAGAGCATCCGTTTTAGTCATGGGGCCATTATTAGCTCGCTTTGGCAAAGCTAAAGTTGCTTTACCAGGGGGCTGTGCGATTGGTTCTAGACCTATTGACCAGCACCTTAAAGGCTTTGAGGCATTAGGAGCTACAGTGACCCTAGGTAACGGCTTTATTGAAGCTAAGGTGGATGGAAGGCTACAAGGGGCTAAGATTTATTTGGATATCCCAAGTGTTGGTGCTACGGAAAACATTATCATGGCTGCCGCCTTGGCCGAAGGAACAACGGTCATCGAAAACGTTGCGGAGGAGCCTGAAATTGTTGATCTTGCCAACTATTTGAATGCTATGGGAGCAAAGATTCGGGGAGCAGGAACAGGGACCATTCGAATTGAAGGTGTTGAAGAGCTCGTTGGAGTTCAACACACAGTCATTCCAGATCGAATTGAAGCTGGAACCTATATGATCGCTGCTGCGTTAACCAGAAGTAATTTATTTATTGAAGGGGCAATTGGCCATCATTTATATCCTTTAATTGCGAAGTTAACAGAAATGGGTGTCGAGGTTCAGGAGCAGGAAGACGGCATTCAGGTCAATGCAGAAGGCAAAAAGCTAAAGGCTGTGGACGTCAAGACCTTACCACACCCTGGATTCCCAACGGATCTTCAAGCTCAGATGCTTGCTTTACTTTGTACAGTTGAAGGCTCTAGTGTCATCACAGAAACGGTGTTTGAGAACCGCTTTATGCACGTGGAAGAGTTCAAGCGTATGAACGCAGATATAAAAATTGAAGGACGCTCAGCCTTTATTAAAGGAGTTACACCATTTAAAGGTACAAAGGTGACAGCGACAGATTTACGTGCTGGAGCGGCTCTGATATTAGCTGGTCTTGTAGCTGAAGGCTTTACCGAGGTTAGTGGGCTACAGCATATTGATCGAGGCTATGAGGACATCGTACAGAAGCTTATGGGAATTGGCGCTCAGCTAGAGCGTGTGGATGCTGAAGGTCGTACTAAGCATTTCACAGTAACAGAAGCAGAAGTAGAAAAAGAAATTGCACCAGCCTTAACGGCTGCGGTGAAGCCTTCCGCTTCGTTTGCTTAA
- a CDS encoding GNAT family N-acetyltransferase — protein sequence MNILSTKELSQDSLIDFFTEHWGSPEMVISSGTYDCSTLDGFAALNQEKQIVGLVTYILKEAECEIISLDSLEEGKGIGTLLVQKVEEAALQHKRKVITLITTNDNLHALKFYQKRGYMLSKLHLNAVEKAREIKPEIPMVGNDGIPIRDEIELRKAMAIAKL from the coding sequence ATGAATATTTTATCAACAAAGGAGCTGTCGCAGGATAGCCTTATCGACTTTTTCACTGAGCATTGGGGTAGCCCCGAAATGGTCATATCGAGCGGTACATACGACTGCAGTACGTTAGACGGATTCGCTGCTTTAAATCAAGAAAAGCAGATTGTTGGACTCGTTACTTATATCTTGAAGGAAGCAGAATGTGAAATCATTTCTTTAGACAGCTTAGAAGAAGGAAAAGGGATCGGGACTTTATTGGTACAAAAAGTGGAGGAAGCTGCTCTTCAGCATAAACGGAAGGTGATTACCTTGATTACAACCAATGATAATTTGCACGCCTTAAAGTTTTACCAAAAACGTGGATATATGTTATCAAAATTGCATTTGAATGCGGTAGAAAAGGCTAGAGAAATTAAGCCTGAAATTCCTATGGTCGGAAATGACGGAATACCTATTAGAGATGAGATTGAGCTTAGGAAGGCGATGGCTATTGCTAAGCTCTGA
- a CDS encoding epoxide hydrolase family protein: MNIRPYTVRVDKTEIEELKKRLQNTRWPDEIEEAQWEYGIPLAFMKDMLHYWKTEFNWKNVEDRINSYANYQADIDGIALHFIYERGSGPNPTPLIIPHGWPSTFYEMLNLIPYLTHPERFGGDPEDSFDVIIPSLPGHGFSSSPRQAGFEDRQAAYLLVKLMEGLGYNQFAAHGYDLGASVLGLLCLDYPQQVIGYHTTSPGNPSPYISADEKLSQEERNFLSYTKKWYNEEGGYAHLLGTKPQTLAYALNDSPAGLAAFILEKWYLWTSPPSGELLEHFNKEDLLANVSIYWFTQTINAANRYYFEGQHTKWPGPTDRSPVPIGVSLTATQPHERPPREYVERLFPTILSWEELHTGGHFVAQEQPRLVAERIRSFFRGIKDSGNREEG, encoded by the coding sequence ATGAATATCCGCCCTTACACTGTTCGTGTTGATAAGACAGAAATAGAAGAGTTAAAAAAGAGGCTACAGAATACAAGATGGCCCGATGAAATAGAAGAGGCGCAATGGGAGTACGGTATCCCCTTGGCATTTATGAAGGATATGCTCCATTATTGGAAGACAGAATTTAACTGGAAGAACGTTGAAGATCGAATCAATTCCTATGCCAATTATCAAGCAGATATTGATGGGATAGCGCTTCATTTTATTTATGAGCGTGGAAGCGGACCAAATCCAACTCCCCTTATCATTCCCCATGGATGGCCAAGTACTTTTTATGAAATGCTTAATCTTATTCCATATCTGACGCATCCTGAGAGGTTTGGAGGTGATCCAGAGGACTCATTTGATGTCATTATCCCATCCTTACCTGGACATGGATTTTCATCCTCCCCTAGGCAAGCAGGCTTCGAGGATCGACAAGCAGCCTACTTACTAGTGAAGCTAATGGAAGGGTTAGGCTATAACCAGTTTGCTGCGCACGGATATGATCTTGGAGCTAGTGTTTTAGGCTTGCTGTGCTTGGATTACCCACAACAGGTCATAGGCTATCATACAACATCGCCTGGAAATCCTAGCCCATATATCTCAGCAGACGAAAAGCTTTCTCAAGAGGAGCGGAATTTTCTCTCCTACACTAAGAAGTGGTACAACGAAGAAGGTGGCTACGCTCATCTTCTCGGTACTAAGCCCCAAACGCTAGCGTATGCACTAAATGATTCACCAGCAGGATTGGCCGCATTTATTCTAGAGAAATGGTACCTCTGGACAAGCCCGCCAAGCGGAGAGCTGTTAGAGCATTTCAACAAAGAAGACCTACTAGCTAATGTGTCAATCTATTGGTTTACTCAAACTATAAACGCAGCGAATCGTTACTATTTTGAAGGTCAGCATACAAAGTGGCCAGGGCCAACTGATCGCTCTCCCGTCCCTATAGGTGTTTCCTTAACAGCTACTCAGCCACATGAACGCCCGCCAAGAGAGTATGTTGAACGACTTTTTCCTACTATTCTAAGCTGGGAAGAACTGCATACAGGTGGGCACTTTGTGGCACAAGAGCAGCCAAGGCTAGTGGCTGAAAGAATCAGGTCTTTTTTTCGAGGAATTAAAGATTCTGGCAATAGGGAAGAGGGATAA
- a CDS encoding YwmB family TATA-box binding protein — protein MTLSGKRLKASWVKRGLSGLCLIFLAHTGLQVHSMTIDQAFPSIGEITQELYSVAEQEGLEQLKWSVVWRGQIPYEQQENALAWINSSPRPFGEKDTSEADLMKNNFASDHPILQESWTKEEQDTVLQLQLYSYPHKGHSITNFILVWSGDKSINMWDTYVPHIEELEERISEQFTPEYEVFTTIEGVADPMLLHLDQAQDTFTNWIMDAYNGNLSHVVSDTNFLSVTGYIPAWGNQILSVGQDITNVQLSARYNAIAEQTRVTLGYPLILTEH, from the coding sequence ATGACGTTGTCAGGAAAACGTTTGAAGGCAAGCTGGGTGAAACGTGGTTTAAGTGGGTTGTGTTTGATTTTTTTGGCGCACACTGGGTTACAGGTGCATAGTATGACAATAGATCAAGCTTTTCCGTCTATAGGAGAAATAACTCAGGAGCTTTACAGCGTTGCTGAACAAGAAGGGCTAGAGCAGCTCAAGTGGTCGGTCGTTTGGAGAGGACAGATCCCTTATGAGCAGCAGGAGAACGCTTTGGCTTGGATAAACTCATCGCCTCGCCCATTTGGTGAGAAAGATACTTCTGAAGCTGATTTGATGAAGAATAATTTTGCTTCAGATCATCCGATTCTTCAAGAGTCCTGGACAAAAGAGGAGCAGGATACTGTTCTACAACTCCAGCTCTACTCATACCCCCACAAAGGACACAGTATCACGAATTTTATCTTGGTCTGGTCAGGGGATAAATCCATCAATATGTGGGATACATACGTGCCTCACATAGAAGAATTAGAAGAACGGATTAGTGAACAATTTACGCCTGAATATGAAGTATTTACAACGATAGAAGGAGTAGCAGATCCAATGCTCTTACATTTGGATCAAGCACAGGATACCTTCACAAATTGGATTATGGATGCCTATAATGGAAACCTTTCACATGTTGTTTCAGATACGAATTTTCTAAGTGTAACAGGATATATACCGGCTTGGGGAAATCAGATCCTTTCTGTAGGGCAAGATATCACGAACGTACAATTATCTGCACGTTACAATGCTATCGCTGAACAAACCCGAGTAACCCTAGGTTATCCGCTAATCTTAACAGAGCATTAA
- a CDS encoding rod shape-determining protein has translation MFSRDIGIDLGTANVLIHVKGKGIVLNEPSVVAIDQKSGKVLEVGHEAHRMVGRTPGNIVAVRPLRDGVIADFEITEAMLKHFIHKIGVKSFFRAPRILICCPANITSVEQKAIREAAEKSGGKPVYLAEEPKVAAIGAGMDISQPSGNMVVDIGGGTTDIAVLSMSDIVTASSIKVAGDRFDYAIQSYIKSKYKLLIGDRTSEDVKVNIATVYPNGRQEEMDIRGRDMVSGLPLTITIKSSEIYEALEEQVASIVVASKSVLEKTPPELSADIIDRGIILTGGGALLHGLDRLLADELKVPVLVAEDPMTCVARGTGMMLENLDQFVKA, from the coding sequence ATGTTTAGTAGGGATATTGGGATTGATTTGGGCACAGCAAACGTGCTCATCCATGTAAAAGGCAAAGGAATCGTCTTGAATGAACCAAGCGTTGTAGCGATAGATCAGAAGTCTGGAAAAGTGTTAGAGGTTGGCCATGAGGCACATCGTATGGTTGGGCGAACACCAGGAAATATTGTAGCCGTCAGACCGCTAAGGGACGGTGTGATTGCAGATTTTGAAATTACAGAAGCGATGTTAAAGCACTTTATTCATAAAATAGGAGTAAAAAGCTTCTTTAGAGCACCTAGAATTCTCATTTGCTGCCCAGCCAATATTACTTCAGTAGAGCAGAAAGCGATCAGAGAAGCAGCAGAAAAAAGTGGCGGTAAGCCGGTATACTTAGCAGAAGAACCAAAGGTCGCAGCGATTGGAGCCGGAATGGATATTTCTCAGCCAAGCGGTAACATGGTTGTTGACATCGGCGGTGGGACGACGGATATAGCTGTACTATCCATGAGCGATATCGTCACCGCCTCTTCTATTAAAGTGGCTGGAGACCGTTTTGATTACGCAATTCAAAGCTACATAAAATCTAAATATAAGCTCCTTATCGGAGATCGGACGTCAGAGGATGTAAAGGTAAACATTGCTACTGTGTATCCAAATGGTCGTCAGGAGGAAATGGACATACGTGGAAGAGATATGGTAAGTGGTCTTCCTCTTACCATTACTATAAAATCATCTGAGATCTACGAAGCGCTTGAGGAGCAAGTAGCCAGTATCGTAGTAGCCTCCAAAAGCGTCCTGGAAAAAACGCCACCTGAGCTATCAGCTGACATTATTGATCGGGGCATTATTTTAACGGGTGGAGGAGCCCTGCTTCATGGATTGGACAGGCTCTTAGCAGATGAATTAAAGGTTCCTGTGCTTGTCGCTGAAGACCCTATGACTTGTGTGGCAAGGGGTACAGGTATGATGCTAGAGAATTTAGATCAATTTGTGAAAGCCTAG
- the spoIID gene encoding stage II sporulation protein D yields MVKSVVVFTSIILVCILVIPAIVVQFIPQGVGQVQEVPTVQQVEQTQATKGPIITVAVYREAKGIIEQVNLEEYIQGVVAAEMPTDFELEALKAQALAARTYIVRRLVEKDFSDVPEGALVTDTIQHQVYLNEEELQERWGFNYERNRNKIQQAVMETVGQVLTYEGKPITATFFSTSNGYTENSEDYWNAELPYLRSVESPWDEESPRFEEVIRMGIQEFQQKLGVTLTQTTSTNQDQPVAAILSRTAGNRVKEVKVGDQTFSGKDLREKLEISSSHFDINLDGQELVIRTKGWGHGVGMSQWGANGMAKEGYGAEEIVKYYYQGIDVQDYRDWIVQK; encoded by the coding sequence ATGGTAAAGTCAGTAGTCGTATTTACATCCATTATACTTGTATGTATTCTTGTCATTCCAGCGATCGTTGTCCAATTTATACCACAGGGCGTTGGACAAGTTCAAGAGGTGCCTACCGTACAGCAGGTAGAACAGACCCAAGCAACAAAAGGCCCCATCATAACAGTTGCCGTCTATCGAGAAGCCAAAGGAATCATTGAACAGGTTAACCTAGAGGAGTATATTCAAGGCGTGGTTGCCGCAGAGATGCCCACTGATTTTGAGCTGGAAGCACTAAAGGCTCAGGCGCTAGCTGCAAGGACGTATATTGTCCGCCGCCTAGTAGAAAAGGATTTTTCAGATGTACCTGAGGGAGCCTTGGTGACGGATACGATTCAGCATCAGGTCTACTTAAATGAAGAAGAGCTCCAAGAGCGTTGGGGATTTAATTATGAAAGAAATAGAAATAAGATTCAGCAGGCTGTTATGGAAACGGTAGGACAGGTTCTAACGTATGAGGGTAAGCCTATCACAGCAACTTTTTTTTCTACATCTAACGGGTACACCGAAAACTCTGAGGATTATTGGAATGCAGAGCTACCTTATCTGCGGAGTGTTGAAAGCCCGTGGGATGAGGAATCGCCTAGGTTTGAAGAGGTTATACGAATGGGGATACAGGAATTTCAGCAAAAGCTTGGTGTAACACTCACTCAAACGACTAGCACGAATCAGGATCAGCCTGTTGCTGCCATATTATCTCGTACGGCTGGAAACCGAGTGAAGGAAGTGAAGGTCGGTGATCAGACGTTTAGTGGAAAGGATCTGCGAGAAAAATTAGAGATATCTTCCTCTCATTTTGATATTAACCTTGATGGACAAGAATTGGTGATTCGTACAAAAGGCTGGGGTCATGGTGTAGGCATGAGCCAGTGGGGAGCAAACGGCATGGCTAAAGAAGGCTACGGTGCTGAAGAAATAGTAAAATATTATTACCAAGGGATAGACGTGCAGGATTATCGGGACTGGATCGTGCAAAAATAG
- a CDS encoding CGNR zinc finger domain-containing protein, with protein sequence MKNEYSELELIADFINTYDKRRRFEGDTGIDHLQKPDQLYSWLVGQQLISKQDMISEEDLELALKLRVGAREAIMNHDSCNDIEVCKEALLNELAQSFHFYLVFEKGYAFHKSTETGGKKGVASLLAVIFEIKRNGLWSRLRVCSAEDCQWVFVDRSRPGTGKWCSMKACGNRAKNKTFRQKHKPLESNS encoded by the coding sequence ATGAAAAATGAGTACAGCGAGCTTGAATTGATAGCCGATTTTATAAACACATATGACAAACGTAGGCGTTTCGAAGGAGACACGGGAATAGATCATCTCCAAAAGCCTGATCAGCTTTACAGCTGGCTGGTGGGGCAACAGCTTATTTCTAAACAAGACATGATCTCTGAAGAAGATCTCGAATTAGCTTTAAAGCTTCGAGTCGGAGCAAGAGAAGCCATTATGAATCATGACTCTTGTAATGACATTGAGGTATGTAAAGAGGCATTGCTAAATGAACTGGCTCAATCCTTTCACTTCTACCTAGTTTTCGAAAAAGGGTACGCCTTTCATAAGTCTACGGAAACAGGTGGAAAAAAAGGGGTAGCCAGCTTACTTGCTGTCATATTTGAAATAAAGAGGAACGGGCTATGGTCCCGTCTAAGGGTTTGTTCAGCAGAGGACTGTCAGTGGGTTTTTGTAGATCGTTCAAGACCTGGGACAGGGAAATGGTGCTCCATGAAGGCTTGTGGTAATAGGGCCAAAAACAAGACTTTTAGACAAAAACATAAACCCCTTGAATCTAACTCCTAA
- the nuoN gene encoding NADH-quinone oxidoreductase subunit NuoN, protein MDLETLLSYPWRIMAPEFTILGLATFLSLLDLFMKEKVNRKIIAWIGLGGILLAIFFVFQNIGQPVQEILYDTYRLDGFANGFKLLFLGGAALVFIMAMDDYRKNEIEYQGEYYYLMLTGILGAMMLASSADMITMFVGLELLSISSYILVAIKKKNLLSNESAFKYVVSGGIATAVMLYGMSFIYGLTGTTNLFEIANGLNFAFNQGYDFLIYFATILTFVGLAFKISAVPFHMWAPDVYQGAPTPITAFLSVVSKAAGFAMILRFFLVSFLPIYANTGLAPEVGDFFIYDVAFYIGLAAAASMIIGNTVALKQTNIKRLFAYSSIAQAGYILVPLTVVSGILLDVMLYYLLAYLFMNLGAFAIIQTIIRKTGTEDIKGFAGLYHRSPLTALAMTVFLLSLAGLPITAGFFGKYYIFMGSIVAGNIWLPAVMILTSVISYYYYFKIIRQMYMRAGETEEPLRLAPSIGVVVVICLVGTILLGIMPSGAIQFIDTNFNVNEIFQIVNR, encoded by the coding sequence ATGGATTTAGAAACGCTTTTAAGTTATCCTTGGAGGATTATGGCTCCTGAATTTACTATCCTAGGCTTAGCTACATTTTTATCCTTACTTGATTTATTCATGAAGGAAAAAGTGAACCGCAAAATCATTGCTTGGATTGGACTTGGCGGTATCCTGCTTGCTATCTTTTTCGTCTTTCAAAACATTGGTCAGCCCGTACAAGAGATTTTGTACGACACGTACCGCTTAGACGGATTTGCTAACGGATTTAAGCTTTTATTCCTTGGTGGTGCTGCATTAGTCTTTATCATGGCTATGGATGATTATAGGAAAAATGAAATTGAGTATCAGGGTGAGTATTATTACCTTATGCTAACAGGTATTCTAGGAGCGATGATGCTAGCGTCCTCGGCCGATATGATTACAATGTTTGTCGGTCTTGAGCTGTTATCCATCTCCTCTTACATTCTCGTGGCAATCAAAAAGAAAAATCTTTTGTCCAATGAATCTGCGTTTAAGTACGTTGTATCAGGTGGGATTGCTACGGCTGTAATGCTATACGGAATGTCCTTCATTTATGGACTAACTGGAACAACAAATTTATTCGAAATCGCAAATGGTTTAAACTTTGCTTTTAACCAAGGCTATGATTTCCTGATTTATTTCGCTACGATCCTAACTTTTGTAGGTCTGGCATTTAAAATCTCAGCTGTTCCTTTCCATATGTGGGCACCGGACGTGTATCAAGGAGCACCAACTCCTATTACAGCATTTTTGTCCGTAGTATCTAAAGCAGCTGGATTTGCGATGATTTTACGCTTTTTCCTAGTTAGCTTTTTACCGATTTATGCGAATACAGGACTTGCCCCTGAGGTAGGAGACTTCTTTATCTATGATGTAGCGTTCTATATTGGGTTAGCGGCAGCTGCTTCCATGATCATCGGGAATACAGTGGCCCTCAAGCAAACGAACATCAAACGCTTATTTGCTTACTCAAGTATTGCTCAAGCGGGGTATATCCTTGTTCCCCTTACGGTCGTGAGCGGTATTCTGCTTGATGTTATGCTTTACTACCTACTAGCGTATTTATTCATGAATCTTGGTGCGTTTGCCATCATTCAAACGATTATACGTAAAACAGGTACAGAGGATATTAAAGGCTTCGCAGGGCTATATCATCGCTCTCCTTTAACGGCCTTAGCTATGACGGTGTTCTTGCTTTCATTAGCGGGACTACCAATCACTGCCGGATTTTTTGGTAAGTATTACATCTTCATGGGATCAATCGTGGCAGGTAACATTTGGCTGCCAGCTGTAATGATTCTGACAAGTGTTATTTCTTACTATTACTACTTTAAAATTATTCGTCAAATGTACATGCGTGCAGGCGAGACAGAAGAGCCATTACGCTTAGCGCCAAGTATAGGTGTTGTGGTTGTGATCTGTTTAGTAGGTACTATCCTGTTAGGAATTATGCCTTCAGGTGCGATCCAATTTATCGATACGAATTTTAATGTGAACGAGATCTTTCAAATCGTAAATCGATAA
- a CDS encoding DUF1146 family protein, translated as MWDAAGNALASAAMFNMVVSLVFIAISWWALQVFKFDLFIRNVNSVQAKLLQLLLSVFIGHGVASFFIEYLNWTTMLRYIF; from the coding sequence ATGTGGGATGCTGCTGGAAATGCACTAGCTAGTGCGGCCATGTTTAATATGGTTGTTTCGCTTGTGTTTATCGCCATTAGCTGGTGGGCGTTGCAGGTGTTTAAGTTTGACTTATTTATCCGCAATGTGAACAGCGTACAAGCCAAGCTTTTACAGCTTTTACTCTCCGTTTTTATCGGACATGGTGTAGCTAGCTTTTTTATAGAATATTTGAACTGGACCACTATGCTAAGATACATATTCTGA
- the spoIIID gene encoding sporulation transcriptional regulator SpoIIID, which produces MHDYIKERTLKIALYIVETRNTVRTIAKEFGVSKSTVHKDLTERLPDINPELANEVRKILEYHKSVRHLRGGEATKIKYKHTGKPKLAESFIEIKS; this is translated from the coding sequence GTGCACGATTACATCAAAGAGCGGACCCTAAAGATCGCTCTGTACATTGTTGAAACGCGTAATACGGTTCGCACGATCGCAAAAGAATTTGGTGTGTCAAAAAGCACAGTGCACAAGGATCTAACTGAACGACTACCCGATATAAATCCAGAACTAGCAAATGAAGTCCGAAAGATCTTGGAATATCATAAATCTGTGCGTCATTTAAGGGGGGGAGAGGCGACTAAAATTAAATATAAACACACAGGCAAGCCGAAGCTGGCGGAGTCATTTATTGAAATAAAATCTTAA
- a CDS encoding flagellar hook-basal body protein, whose amino-acid sequence MFRGIYTATSGMVASGRKQEQLNHNLSNVDTPGYKQDNTVLRAFPDILMHRVRDEQGFNVDGTGVPTTQGMTPLGVLHTGVYAQEGIPLFRLGDLRETGRPLDIALVDPNILNPETGQQGHVFFSVQTGAEETRYTRNGQFSLDEQGYLTTSEGYYVLNNAQQPIQILSGEFRVSAAGDIYQITPLGENLVARLALAYTEEPEQLVKEGNSLYRFEGEGALQDLAAVGFVNGNNFQVRQGFIEGSNVDLTTTMTEMMSTYRLYEANQRVLQAYDRSLEKTVTEIGRV is encoded by the coding sequence ATGTTTAGAGGAATTTATACCGCTACCTCTGGAATGGTGGCAAGTGGACGGAAGCAGGAGCAGCTGAATCACAATCTTTCCAATGTAGATACGCCGGGCTACAAACAGGATAATACTGTCCTTCGTGCGTTTCCAGATATCTTGATGCACCGCGTTCGGGATGAACAAGGGTTTAATGTGGACGGTACAGGGGTTCCAACCACGCAAGGTATGACACCGCTTGGAGTTTTACACACGGGAGTCTATGCTCAAGAGGGAATCCCGCTTTTTAGACTTGGTGACCTTCGTGAGACAGGACGTCCTTTGGATATTGCTTTAGTAGATCCTAATATTCTGAATCCAGAAACAGGACAGCAAGGGCATGTATTTTTTTCAGTTCAGACTGGTGCGGAAGAGACACGCTATACAAGAAACGGACAGTTTTCTCTTGATGAGCAAGGGTATCTAACAACGAGTGAAGGCTACTATGTGCTTAACAACGCTCAGCAGCCCATTCAGATCTTAAGTGGAGAGTTCCGCGTTTCAGCGGCAGGTGACATTTACCAGATCACGCCTTTAGGAGAAAATCTTGTTGCAAGGCTTGCATTAGCCTATACAGAGGAGCCTGAACAGCTTGTAAAAGAAGGGAACAGCCTATATCGTTTTGAAGGTGAAGGGGCTCTACAGGATCTTGCAGCTGTTGGGTTTGTGAACGGAAATAATTTTCAGGTTAGACAAGGATTTATTGAAGGATCAAACGTAGATCTGACAACGACAATGACTGAAATGATGAGCACGTATAGATTATATGAAGCAAACCAACGTGTTTTACAGGCGTATGATCGGAGCCTAGAGAAAACCGTTACTGAAATTGGCCGAGTGTAA